TAacacattaaaaagaaaaaaaaagggaacatCAAACAAGCAATCAACAAGAAAGATACAAGGATTTAACATGATTTAGCTTAAAGCCCACCTTCATGGGCAGAGGCGTATCAAAGATGAAGAATACAAGCTTACACAAAGTTTCAACCACCAAAGGTTTTACAAACAAGATGAGAATTTAGCCAAATGGCTTAAAAGGCTTAGATCCAAAGCTAAAACCTTCCTTTCTTCAATGATTTGAAAGATctattgatgagtgtacaattgtttatcattttatattattttgtacactcattagccATGTATCAAAAGTATATTATGGAATTTAATGTTAAACATATTGTATTTTGCATTCTCATGCTTCGGGCaacacttaaagatgagagagagagagccaaaaacaagaaaatgttGTAGActtaaaatgaagaagatggagctTCTCGGCATTGATCGAATAAGGACAAACCAACATGATGACTTACAGGTAGCTTACGGCCTGACTTATGGTGGTGAGCCTCTTCTATAGAACTTTATGGGCATGCTTATACTCGTAAAGAGGAGTATAAAGCTAAATCAAAGGACCTTACGTGCAAGATTTACGTCCGTAAGTGTGACAGTAAAGACTATCTAGAGGAGTTTACGAGCACAACTTACGCTCAGAGAAACTTATGGTCTAGTGCTTAAGGTAGTAAGCTAGACTGTAACACAAGATAGAAGGCCTTATTAATgagacttacggccataagtgaTCTCGTAAGGCTCATgacccatcatctccagctcTTTACGGCCACGTCTTTATGACCGTAAGCAACCCGTAGGTGgtacaatataaatagatatgatgAAGATTTTTAGGGCAATCTTTGATTCTATTCTTGGGGTGAGGctagagaagaagagagatgaATCTCCAGGATTTTATGGGGGATTTTTTAAGGAGATTCGATTCTATCATCGAGGAGAGGAAGATTGTAGCCGTCAAGCTTACCTTGGTAGTGTTTGCGGAAAGTCCTTGGGCGTTCTCTGGCGATCAACCTCCGacacgattgagaagggggtttttgATACTTTGTTTTACTCTCTTTGTGTCTTTTATTTGAATGctttccctccattaatggagggctaattttgtagatgtttgggcatagctaaactctagggttttatcttttgataTTGGTTGCATATTCTTATGATTTAGTTGTTTTCTAATTACAATCtatattatttgaatctaattgtgtgtttgtatTGTTTGATTGCTATCgtggtgaaagccctagttatcatatttgatgtgctttgacgagtagaaatacccacctagcatagacataccaTGATTAGAGGGGATTGCGAGTAAGCCTAGCAATAGGTACTTTGGAGAATTCTTTTCCCTCAATCCTCCCGAGAGTTTGACAAGTTATTTTTgcgctctttgcaatcatgtggaatagattttagaagaaatcacATATCTATTATGTATTccgattaggggtaatctctttaCAAGAAGAATTACCTATTTAAGgaattcttgttaattcacattgagattttaCAAAGTGTAAAGCAATTATGTGGTGACTGCATCAACACTGTACCGATTTAGTTACTATTTACCCttgcaagaggggtttagtataatttagaaaatttttcagttcaaataggattaaaTGTTTAGACAACTTTTGTCCTATACTTAACAAaacctagagggatgctatgtcCGAACATTGCCTCTTCTCCTGATTTGTCTACctctttatttcttatttcctgtttttgttttctaattcttttgcacaacatcacaatttcgattaggctaatttttgggATTGGGGGTTAGTACTAATAATCTCAATCTCCCTTGTGGATTAGTACCCTATTTTCACTTACATTTTACTAGTTGATTAGtgcgtacacttgcgtccctatcatcTATCCAAGCTCCTTAAAGTTTGGAGGCTGATCTCAAGGTTTACCGCAAGGTTGTTCTCACTCTCTTTCTCAAAATCGAGCACTTCCTCAAGTCTTTCCTGTGATTAACTTTAAATCCCCAATTACTGGGTCAAAGCATACCATGCGTGGCCGTGTTTGGGGTACTTCTCCAAAAAAATCTGACTCCAAAGATTAGCATGAGGCACTTCCTCAAGTCTTTCCTGTGATTAACTTTAAATCCCCAATTACTGGGTCAAAGCATACCATGCGTGGCCGTGTTTGGGGTACTTCTCCAAAAAAATCTGACTCCAGAGATTAGCATGAGGATAAGCATGCATGTGCTCAAGAGCACATCCAAGCACTTCGCTGGGAGATCATGTTCACCCAAAACTCAAAGGTCTAGTATTAGCAAAGGCTAAGCACTGTTGTGCTCTTCCATATCTCAAATTCTTGAGATTTATACTGTTTTGAACATGCCCATGTACATATGGACAATAATCTGCTACTTGACACACTAATTTGCTACAATGctatctttaaaaatttctcaAGCCACATTCACAACACTCTGAACCTTAAGTATAAATTTCTTCATAATTCCTTAATGTTGTTTTCtagaataatttttcttatccTTGTATATCGTAGACCATTGTGGCTTGTCACTTGTGGAGATCTTGGAGCTGAGCTACCAATTGAGGAAGTTCATTTATTGCTAGTAATCAATGAAGGACTCATCCTCCTCtcttttgttaatgtttaatatatattaatatagtaAGTAAGGATGACATAGTGGTTACCACTTGTTTCCTTGCACCATGTTGAGGTACATGatgtgatttctttttctttggaagCTCCAAGTTAAGGTTTATTGTTGAACATCCATTAATTACTAATTTGGCCATTAGTTGAAACCCCTTTTTATCCTATCTTTTTCACGGGaatatattattagaaaataCCACATTATAGAAAAACAGGTGATTGTGGCAGCACTCATTATTAGGAAATGGCTTCACATACAACCACCATGGCCAATGCAATTCAAACACCTATAGTTATTTTCACAAGAACTGGTTCTATGGCTATACTTGTGAACCATCACCATCCTTATGCTACCATCTTTGACCTTACGGATCAGTAAGCTCCTTGACTATTAGCATGGTGAACAAAGTTTTTTGCTTTCACgagtttttattattcttttttggtCCTTACGGATTACCAACATAATTTAATTACCGAATCACAACTTCTTGTAATATTAACCACATTGCTTAATACTTGTTCGAGAGAGAATTAAGTAGAGGCTAGCATTTTATCATGAAGTGCATCCGATGTAGATACAGTTTTGGTTTATTGTCAAAATAAACGTTTAATTCTTTATAATTAAGGATAAATAAGTAAGCATTGGTTTAAAAGTAATGATCTAGGAACCAAAGAATAGCCTAGTGGTTTCCTATCTTATTTGTGTttgagaggtctcgagttcAAAATCTCTCAAGcacaatgtaaaaaaataaaaataaaaaagtgcttGTTGCCAATTTATCTAAAGAAAAAAGTAATGATCTAACAACATAAAAatgacatataaatatatagtaatGAGAAAGTAATTAAGTGTGAGATTAAGAATGATAAGAGGGTTTTGAGATAATTAAACACGATGATCTTCACCCACATCTCTCGACTGCGTGTCCTCAAATAAAGTAATGGTTCCGCGTGTGTTCAAATAAGCGAATGGCTCCATGTGTATGTGTTCAAATAAGCGAATGGCTCCACGTGTGCTCAAATGAAGGGAGGGAGACAAACGTGCTGTGCTGGCTTATCAGAAGAAGACAATATACATGGTACCCTAAAAAGAAACCATCACATCCTTGCCTCTGTATAGAGGCAAAGCCCCTTTAGGGGGTATCAAGGTAGTGCGAGTGAAGAGCAAGAGGAGAACGAAGCTAGAGCGATGGAAAATCAAGAAGGtggttcatcatcaacaaatgATAATGATAGTGGACAGATTTGGAGGCCAGTGGTTGAGCAAGATTCCACCAACAAAATTAATTTGGGATCTGCAACAGACATAGACCTAACATTACGATTAGGTCCTCCAGGCACAAAAACTACTCAACAAATAATTAGGAGACCTTCAAATCCTCCACCAGAAGATAAAGCACAGCTCACTCTCGGTTTTGGAGACACCAAGCTTTCCATAAAAGACCCTCAACCAGTCATGGACAAAGGTAAGATGATTGATGAAAGTGATTCTTATAtcattatttagaaaaaaaaatcttttgaataAGTTATTTTTTCTATATTCTTTTGCTAAAATTTAAATGATCTTATTTGTGTTTCCATGGAAATCgtgaaaattaataattgagGATGGAtgataagttatttattttggtaaaaATTCATCTCTTATATAagaatattatttaatcaaaattttgatgatcatgattatttttttactatttttgataATGGAATTAATAATATTGATTAGAAAAGCAATAACTTAATGTGATATGCATTATggttttagtgatttttttatgtaattaaacaaaaaaagtgcatcaATGACACTTGGATTTTTTTAGACTTGCAGACAAACATTAATTTACGATAAAAATTGAATGCAACACACTTGTttctagaggtgggcacgggccagGTAACCGGGCCCAGCGGGCCTGATCCGTCGGGTCTGGTTCACTGGCCCACtgacccggacccggcccggctgGGTCTAGAACCCGGTGGGCCGGGTTGGCCTGTCggacccgccgggtccgggtcaCATGAAGTCGGGCCCAGAACCGCCCGTCCCAGTTGGCCCGGGGGCTGGGCCAAAACCGGCGGGCCAACCTGCCGGGTTGGGACCGGGTCGGCCCTGTAGCTGGGGCCCGCGGGCCGGGTCGGGTCacctcaattttttaaaaaaatttaaaaaattatagaaaattcaaaaatgagaaaaaattgtgaaaattcaagaaaaaattcagaaaaatttctataaaaaaatgaattaattaagacCCCAAAAATAAAAGACCTACAAGTTTCCAAGTAATAAGAGATGTCCCACGTATTCATcactaaatttcactaaaaaaatcgaaattacactaaatttggaaataaatggACTTGACTTAATTCGCTTATACGTCGAATTAAAGTTTGCCTCACGTATCCTCCTCGGGTGTAAGAGGAATCAAATCCCACGTAGTTCTATTACACATTATAATCGTCACCCACTTACTTAATCTGCACTCATCCCAGGTCTTGGTCGGACTCAACTGATCGCCGAGCCGTGTGCGCTCATCATGTTATCTCgtgtagaagaaatcactagcatcCTGGACTTCCTTCATCCGCTTCGTGTCACGAACTTGAGCACGCTTCTAGGTCATCCAAGtaaacttgaatttcaatattttgtggggTCAATTGCGAACGTGTCGAATCCAACATGTTTCCACTGCGCTAAAAAGTCGCTCGCATGCTCACGTAGACATAGGGACATGCAAAAAAATATCCTTTACCATTAGTGAAAAGAATGGGGTACGGATTTTTCATTACCTTGCCACCGACTGAGGACGTTGAAAAGTCACGTCTAcgtgttgatttcttctgagAACCGGAAAGTTGTGTTTAAGTACAAGTCGAGCTCTGTATATTGTGATCCCAttggtttcttctttgcttgtcTCTGTCGGAATGATTCTCCTCCACCACTACTAGATTGTCCTCATCGCTCTCCTCATGACAACCTGCTGGAACTATATGACTATATCTAATACAATagctatcatataattcaacaagttgactcctaaagtatcaacaacaatttcattgacatccacaaTCGCCGTCGAGTCCGGGTTCGATTCTTGAGTATCCACGTCGCTCGCGCTCATGGGAACCGGTTGGGAATCTTGTCCTCCATCAAtcctaagaatttgtaatatgcgTCCAAATATTCCTCGAGAACCTTCTAGCTTTTGCCttggatcaagaacaaatgcaactaaaagcaataggaggtatatttttataataagacaaccattttcatttttcatagtgattaaCGCACAAAAACAATTAtggatctaatctaaacttccaaaaaTTGTTCGACCCACGTCAACAACACCATATAGAAATAAATgggaagtaggaaaataaacttgggaaaacaaattagtacatgtgttaaaaaccacaagcaaatcaataatacGAGTGATAATTACCCAGTTATActcatataaaagaaaaaccaactaaggaatcattaacaaacttagtcaataatgtcctatagggaaatgttgcactaagaagccgataagttgagttccatcttgttttgacatctttagggAAATTTTTTTGACCCTCGTGTTATGTGCTTTTACTAATAGCGAGCCCATTGTTTCACGAGGGTCATGCTTTTTCCCATATAAAGCTACGACCTTCCCTAACGGgagtacaaattctttaagctcttccaaaccactttgcacacataagtttaaaagcgtgacaaacacatcttatatgaaaaatatttgccACCACATGAAGGCCTCAAAAAATCTTCAGAGGTGTAATTGAGGCCGTATTAGCGAGGCGTTATCAAAAAAGAAatcgaaaaaaattttaaacattaaaccaaattcttcgATAACTCACGCGataagtctataaatattatcgaGACTATGAGACTCGTTGAACACCCTAAAAGCGAGAACACGCTTTTGGATGTTCCACTTGTCATCAACCCAATGTCTTGTAATACCcataaaaagaatttttcatgaaaaaaacatcggTCCAAACATCGGAACATAAAAGAAACCAAAGAGTTGAAAGTAcgaaaatactcacaaagttgttctctaccaaacttgtattgtttgaatattgttctttgaattgtccTTCGTGAAACCTTCTTGCGTACTGCGGTTGTAGTGTGTCGTTGATGCATTCTTGAACTTGACACCGATTCGGTGAAGTTGAGCAGCAAGCGCTCGACGAAAGTGTCTCGCATATTTTATCCCACAGTATTTTGCTTGcgaaaatgtaaatagagatgATCGAGAACTCATGACCTTCATCCACGAGTGAATCGAATTTGTGATCGTGATCGGGCGTGTCCAAGCTCAGTCCGGGTGCTTCTTCTCCAAGTGTCCGTTGAATGTGCTATATCCTCCAGCCccttacaatgtttaaattGGAACCACAATAGTTACATTTACCATGTATTCTGATACgcatcattattatacaatttttgtaaaaatgagttttaaaaatgttagatttgagGGTAATTTCATGGAGTTGGTTGCTTTGTCCGGTTTGTGAGAGTACATCAACCGAGTGCCGATTGTTCTATGGGCtctcaaaatcttgaaatggattgctttcttgag
This portion of the Dioscorea cayenensis subsp. rotundata cultivar TDr96_F1 chromosome 3, TDr96_F1_v2_PseudoChromosome.rev07_lg8_w22 25.fasta, whole genome shotgun sequence genome encodes:
- the LOC120255232 gene encoding uncharacterized protein LOC120255232; translated protein: MENQEGGSSSTNDNDSGQIWRPVVEQDSTNKINLGSATDIDLTLRLGPPGTKTTQQIIRRPSNPPPEDKAQLTLGFGDTKLSIKDPQPVMDKGLGRTQLIAEPCALIMLSRVEEITSILDFLHPLRVTNLSTLLGHPSTYNMSVYFSHYKNHPQGKEVFKSSDRGIDDGGWVVK